The following coding sequences lie in one Paraflavitalea devenefica genomic window:
- a CDS encoding glycoside hydrolase family 97 protein: MMIRSTGWLFVMLMAVGHLSLAQSVLNETKVTIQSPDKHITVRFYQKQRAPGKKCMYYQLQYKGKPVIHESALDIQLDNHLSEQAMALKVDRHAKWCENLLVKNISTSSCDTTWTPVYGERAVIRDHYNAATIELVKDDNPIYPLQVQIRVYNEGAAIRYFFPENEKGTYYRIMQEHTEFSVPKGTQAWHTAWAQGAYTLLPLSNWPDESERPLTLQLPDGLYACLAEAGMVDYARTKFKLGTKPYTILTSMYTPADLISPFFTPWRVIMVAEKPGDLITNNDLILNLNAPSRIEDLSWIKPGKIMRVMTQTTKDAKENIDFAAKHGLQYILFDWKWYGPSFTFTSDATKVAIPNFDLPGIIQYGKERGIGVWLYVNLQGLYSQSDSLFAVYNRWGVKGVKFGFVQVGSHRWTTWLEEMFKKSAENHIMVNVHDDWRPTGEQRTWPNLMTAEGIRGNEEMPDATHNTVLPFTRYIAGAADYTICYYDKRIKTTHAHQLALAAIYYSPLQTLYWYDKPAMSNNEPELEFWDHIPVSWDETKVLQGAPGECITTARRKGEEWFVGTITNNQARTMKITFDFLPKGKKYIARLYSDDATVNTPTKVKVEEKSIDASTVLEVKLSPSGGQAIWLKPNMNF; this comes from the coding sequence ATGATGATCAGATCAACGGGTTGGCTGTTTGTGATGCTGATGGCTGTGGGCCATCTGTCGCTTGCTCAGTCTGTACTGAATGAAACGAAAGTGACCATTCAATCGCCCGATAAGCATATTACGGTCCGGTTTTACCAGAAGCAACGGGCCCCGGGTAAAAAATGCATGTATTACCAGCTACAATACAAAGGGAAGCCGGTGATCCATGAATCGGCCCTGGATATACAACTGGATAACCACCTTTCTGAGCAGGCCATGGCACTCAAAGTAGACAGGCATGCGAAATGGTGTGAGAACCTGCTGGTAAAAAACATCAGCACCAGTTCCTGCGATACCACCTGGACACCGGTATATGGTGAGCGGGCTGTTATCAGGGATCATTACAATGCCGCTACCATTGAACTGGTGAAAGATGACAATCCCATTTATCCCCTGCAGGTGCAGATCAGGGTGTATAATGAAGGCGCTGCTATACGGTACTTCTTCCCCGAAAATGAAAAAGGCACTTATTACCGCATTATGCAGGAGCATACGGAGTTCAGTGTACCCAAAGGCACCCAGGCCTGGCATACTGCCTGGGCGCAGGGGGCCTACACCTTATTGCCGCTTAGCAACTGGCCCGATGAAAGTGAAAGACCCCTGACCTTGCAACTGCCGGATGGTCTCTATGCCTGTCTGGCTGAAGCGGGTATGGTTGACTATGCGCGCACGAAATTCAAGCTCGGCACGAAGCCGTATACTATTTTGACCAGCATGTATACTCCTGCCGATCTTATTTCTCCTTTCTTTACGCCCTGGCGGGTGATCATGGTGGCGGAAAAGCCGGGTGACCTGATTACGAACAATGATCTTATCCTCAATCTGAATGCTCCTTCCAGGATTGAAGACCTGAGCTGGATCAAACCCGGTAAGATCATGCGGGTGATGACGCAAACTACCAAAGACGCGAAAGAGAATATTGATTTCGCAGCAAAGCATGGCCTGCAATACATTCTGTTCGACTGGAAATGGTATGGTCCTTCTTTTACATTTACTTCAGATGCTACCAAAGTAGCCATACCCAATTTTGACCTGCCCGGCATTATCCAGTATGGAAAAGAAAGGGGTATAGGCGTATGGCTCTATGTAAACCTGCAGGGATTGTATTCCCAATCCGATTCGCTCTTTGCCGTATACAACAGGTGGGGCGTAAAAGGTGTGAAGTTTGGTTTTGTACAGGTGGGTTCGCATCGCTGGACCACCTGGCTGGAAGAGATGTTTAAGAAATCGGCGGAGAACCATATCATGGTGAATGTGCATGATGATTGGCGGCCTACCGGTGAGCAACGCACCTGGCCCAACCTCATGACAGCAGAAGGTATTCGCGGCAATGAAGAAATGCCCGATGCCACGCATAATACCGTACTGCCTTTTACGCGCTATATAGCGGGTGCGGCAGATTATACCATTTGCTATTACGATAAAAGGATCAAGACTACCCATGCACATCAACTGGCATTGGCGGCTATTTATTACAGTCCGCTGCAAACCCTGTACTGGTATGATAAACCTGCTATGAGCAACAATGAACCGGAACTGGAATTCTGGGATCATATCCCGGTGAGCTGGGATGAAACGAAGGTGTTACAAGGCGCTCCGGGTGAATGCATCACTACCGCCAGGCGAAAAGGAGAAGAATGGTTTGTGGGCACCATTACCAATAACCAGGCAAGGACCATGAAGATTACTTTTGACTTTTTACCCAAAGGCAAAAAATACATAGCCCGCCTCTATTCCGATGATGCCACGGTAAATACGCCTACCAAAGTAAAAGTGGAAGAAAAAAGTATAGATGCATCAACCGTACTGGAAGTAAAGCTGTCGCCATCGGGCGGACAGGCTATCTGGCTCA
- a CDS encoding glycoside hydrolase family 88 protein: protein MKQGSLWVTVFLLNAIWIAGCNPATTDNKQPLDYCVEQAGKTAAVLTNDDSIPRSIAHGQTNWRLVDYKDWTSGFWPGILWYVYEYTKDTTWKTKANGFSQTLKPLAFSPAYDHDLGFQLYCSFGNGLRLTGDTSYKRILLATADTLATLFNPTVGTILSWPREVQNLGGHNTIIDNMINLELLFWASKNGGSQRLYDIAVQHANTTMKNHFRPDHTSYHVVVYDTITGQPIKKQTHQGYADASMWARGQSWAIYGFTMCFRETRNQEYLAFAQQVADVYLKNLPEDGIPYWDFNAPDIPNAPKDASAAAVTASALLELSTFITDTAKADGYRSKAEAMLASLSTAQYQSREVNSAFLLHCTGHKPKGGEIDASIIYGDYYYIEALLRLKKLKEGSKL from the coding sequence ATGAAACAAGGGTCTTTATGGGTCACAGTCTTCCTGTTGAATGCAATATGGATTGCAGGCTGTAACCCTGCAACCACGGATAATAAGCAACCACTTGATTATTGTGTGGAGCAGGCCGGCAAAACGGCTGCTGTGCTCACGAATGATGACAGCATTCCGCGCAGCATTGCCCATGGGCAAACCAATTGGCGACTGGTGGATTATAAAGACTGGACCTCCGGTTTCTGGCCCGGCATTTTATGGTATGTATATGAATACACAAAAGATACTACCTGGAAAACCAAGGCCAATGGTTTCTCTCAAACGCTGAAACCATTGGCTTTTAGCCCCGCTTATGACCACGACCTCGGCTTCCAGCTATATTGCAGCTTTGGGAACGGTTTACGCCTTACCGGCGATACCAGCTATAAAAGGATATTGCTGGCCACCGCCGATACGCTGGCTACTTTATTCAATCCTACAGTGGGCACCATTCTTTCCTGGCCGAGGGAAGTACAAAATCTCGGCGGCCACAATACCATCATTGATAATATGATCAACCTGGAACTGTTGTTCTGGGCATCAAAGAATGGTGGCTCACAAAGGCTATACGATATAGCTGTACAACACGCCAATACCACGATGAAGAACCACTTCCGGCCCGATCATACTTCTTATCACGTAGTGGTATACGATACCATCACCGGGCAACCCATTAAGAAGCAGACCCACCAGGGATATGCGGATGCTTCGATGTGGGCTAGAGGACAATCCTGGGCCATCTATGGCTTTACGATGTGTTTCCGGGAAACAAGAAACCAGGAATACCTCGCTTTTGCGCAGCAGGTAGCAGATGTATACCTGAAGAACCTGCCGGAAGATGGGATCCCTTACTGGGATTTTAATGCGCCTGACATTCCGAATGCCCCTAAAGATGCATCGGCAGCAGCCGTAACAGCCTCCGCTTTATTGGAGCTTTCCACATTCATAACAGATACCGCTAAAGCTGATGGCTATCGGAGCAAGGCCGAAGCGATGCTGGCTTCCCTTTCTACTGCCCAATACCAGAGCAGGGAGGTGAACAGCGCCTTCCTGTTGCATTGTACCGGCCATAAGCCCAAAGGCGGGGAAATAGATGCCTCCATTATTTACGGAGATTATTATTACATAGAAGCATTGCTCAGATTAAAGAAACTAAAAGAAGGGAGTAAACTATGA
- a CDS encoding DUF4979 domain-containing protein, which yields MPKKLLLNTGILFTMLLLLLNNKSMAQEGWLNDNFATGNTYNWVSATSGASLVPANGQLVMTMAPASGGKYRADFRKEGGAVFHAGNYPIVAIRFNKPPRCNFFFDTNLGSYNGTNNNAVKLVTDSGNIYYWDLSTGKLGTTTLSTTASTAVSLFQFKVADIVLTQAELAASDFSFEIAWVKTFTSVDALRAYAGMVSPPAFEFTGAFTHPGLLHSTADLARIKGFVTNQVARPFESYKLLAANSKASASYTKGGPFTYLTRDASLTIDGVGGGAVKDRVESDFLAAYYNALMWNITGNQAHAAKAIEIIDAYAAKTLGIIGADAELNGLYGFILANAAEIMRYTYAGWPADKIAQCQSMLQSVFYPTLQNFRPCAHGNWDIICMKALMAIAVFSDDKPMFNKVVNYFYYGEGNGSINNYVLTAAGQLQESNRDQPHTMLALGSLAELAEVALKQGIDLYNASTNAIMRGFEYTSKYNLGYTVPFQTSYEYCEKNYQDYTPEAISPNGRGNLRAVFEIAYNHYAYRKGLALPYTLEVLSVMGPEGAPFGADNPGYGSLLFYLSDSANHRFDTTGNYLKGLVNDNFTTGNDGWVAATSGATAVAQNGLLTVTPALQSNGSRRGDIRRNGGASLYPKNYPIVAIKMKKPATCNVTFDTNLGSFGNGSNKWTGKVGEDIYYYDLSKTGFGAGAVFLSTSFPTALTTFQFKIADITSGETSFGVDWVKTVKSVSDLLAMEPTTGLINDNFNGTTDGWVAATTGSTVTADSTQLKVTLALQSGGKYRGDIRKSAGATLYPGNYPIVAIKFKKPAVGNIIFDTNLGSYGNGSNKWTGKVGADVYYYDLTKTGFGAGNTILTQPAALTTFQFKVADITSGETGYEVDWIKTVKTLADLCNYANPPITVTIPDVYAMNPAVDLKNTIYIGYGPSSLTITAQPSGGTAPYAYTWTTSQTASSIVVDAAGSYGVTVTDAMGCQTVDSIQINTVNVQCGNANNKVQICHNGNNICVASDAVPAHLDHGDNLGGCAVPEKAIPQQGTITEESMIANTVIYPNPVRGSLFYIRTARDLLNKEVFVNITDLGGRIVFKKLVKKNSGNIEVQLNKPLAGGIYLVRMNNNVATKLVVAK from the coding sequence CTATCCTATTGTAGCCATCCGGTTCAATAAACCGCCGCGCTGCAATTTCTTTTTTGATACCAACCTCGGATCTTATAACGGGACCAACAACAATGCGGTGAAGCTGGTTACAGACAGTGGCAATATTTATTACTGGGACTTGTCTACCGGTAAATTAGGTACTACTACTTTATCCACTACAGCGTCTACTGCGGTTTCCCTCTTTCAGTTTAAAGTAGCCGATATTGTACTCACCCAGGCAGAACTGGCAGCCAGTGATTTCTCTTTTGAAATTGCCTGGGTCAAAACCTTTACCTCTGTGGATGCGCTGCGTGCCTACGCTGGTATGGTCAGCCCGCCGGCATTTGAATTTACCGGCGCCTTTACGCACCCCGGTTTACTGCACAGTACTGCAGATCTGGCCAGGATCAAAGGTTTTGTTACCAACCAGGTGGCACGCCCTTTTGAAAGCTATAAATTATTAGCGGCTAACAGTAAAGCGTCTGCCTCCTACACCAAGGGCGGACCGTTTACTTACCTCACCCGCGATGCCTCGCTCACCATTGATGGTGTTGGCGGCGGCGCCGTTAAAGACCGTGTGGAAAGCGATTTCCTGGCTGCCTATTACAATGCATTGATGTGGAATATTACGGGCAACCAGGCACATGCTGCAAAAGCTATTGAGATCATTGACGCTTATGCGGCCAAAACCCTGGGCATCATTGGCGCAGATGCTGAGCTGAACGGGTTGTATGGATTTATCCTCGCCAATGCTGCGGAGATCATGCGCTATACCTATGCAGGCTGGCCGGCCGATAAAATTGCCCAATGCCAGTCCATGCTGCAATCTGTATTTTATCCTACCCTGCAAAACTTCAGACCCTGCGCCCATGGCAACTGGGACATCATTTGTATGAAAGCCCTGATGGCCATTGCGGTGTTCAGCGATGACAAGCCCATGTTCAATAAAGTGGTCAACTATTTCTATTATGGCGAGGGGAATGGCAGTATCAATAATTATGTATTGACAGCAGCCGGCCAGTTGCAGGAAAGCAACCGCGACCAGCCGCATACCATGCTGGCCCTGGGTTCTTTGGCTGAGCTGGCGGAAGTGGCCCTGAAACAGGGCATTGATCTGTACAACGCCTCTACCAATGCCATTATGCGGGGCTTTGAATATACTTCCAAATACAACCTGGGGTATACAGTGCCTTTCCAAACCAGTTATGAGTATTGTGAAAAGAACTACCAGGACTATACACCCGAAGCTATCTCACCCAACGGACGGGGCAACTTGCGGGCCGTATTTGAAATTGCCTACAACCATTATGCTTACCGGAAGGGGTTGGCCCTGCCATATACACTGGAAGTATTGTCGGTAATGGGGCCCGAAGGCGCGCCTTTTGGGGCAGACAATCCCGGTTATGGTTCCTTGTTATTTTACCTGAGCGACTCTGCCAATCATCGTTTCGATACCACCGGCAACTACCTGAAAGGCCTGGTGAACGATAACTTTACCACAGGCAATGATGGTTGGGTGGCTGCTACCAGTGGCGCTACGGCCGTTGCGCAGAATGGACTGTTGACTGTAACACCGGCTCTCCAGTCGAACGGTTCCCGGCGCGGTGATATCCGCAGGAACGGCGGCGCTTCCCTGTATCCTAAGAACTATCCCATTGTGGCCATCAAAATGAAAAAGCCGGCTACCTGCAATGTTACCTTCGATACCAACCTGGGTTCCTTTGGTAACGGCAGCAACAAATGGACAGGTAAAGTAGGGGAGGATATTTATTATTATGACCTTTCCAAAACCGGGTTCGGCGCCGGCGCTGTTTTCCTGTCCACTTCCTTTCCTACAGCCCTCACTACTTTTCAGTTCAAGATAGCCGACATCACCAGCGGTGAAACCAGCTTTGGGGTAGATTGGGTAAAAACCGTGAAGAGTGTGAGTGATTTGCTGGCGATGGAACCTACTACCGGTTTGATCAATGATAACTTTAATGGCACTACGGATGGTTGGGTAGCTGCTACCACAGGATCAACCGTTACTGCAGACAGTACGCAATTAAAAGTAACGCTCGCTTTACAGTCGGGCGGCAAATACCGGGGCGATATCCGCAAAAGCGCCGGCGCTACGCTGTACCCTGGCAACTATCCCATCGTAGCTATCAAGTTTAAAAAGCCCGCCGTCGGCAATATCATCTTCGATACCAACCTCGGCTCCTATGGTAACGGCAGCAACAAGTGGACAGGTAAGGTAGGCGCCGATGTATATTACTATGATCTCACCAAAACAGGCTTTGGAGCAGGTAATACCATACTGACCCAGCCTGCAGCACTCACCACCTTCCAGTTTAAGGTAGCAGATATTACATCGGGTGAAACAGGGTATGAGGTAGATTGGATAAAGACCGTAAAGACATTGGCTGACTTGTGTAACTATGCCAACCCACCCATAACAGTAACCATTCCTGATGTGTATGCCATGAATCCAGCGGTGGATTTGAAGAATACCATTTACATAGGATATGGTCCTTCGTCGCTTACCATTACGGCGCAACCTTCCGGTGGCACGGCTCCTTATGCCTATACGTGGACTACCAGTCAAACTGCCTCCTCAATAGTGGTGGACGCAGCGGGTTCTTATGGGGTGACGGTTACTGATGCCATGGGCTGCCAAACCGTTGACTCTATACAGATAAATACAGTAAATGTACAATGTGGCAATGCCAATAACAAGGTGCAGATCTGTCACAATGGAAATAACATCTGTGTGGCATCCGATGCTGTACCGGCGCACCTGGACCATGGCGATAACCTGGGGGGATGTGCAGTTCCGGAAAAAGCGATACCCCAACAAGGAACAATAACAGAGGAAAGCATGATTGCCAACACGGTTATTTATCCTAACCCGGTCAGGGGAAGTCTGTTTTATATCAGGACTGCCAGGGACCTGCTGAACAAAGAAGTGTTTGTAAACATAACAGACCTGGGCGGGCGAATCGTATTTAAAAAACTGGTAAAGAAAAATAGTGGCAATATAGAAGTGCAATTGAATAAGCCACTTGCCGGAGGCATTTACCTGGTAAGGATGAATAACAACGTGGCCACAAAACTGGTAGTAGCAAAATAA